From a single Labrenzia sp. PHM005 genomic region:
- a CDS encoding pentapeptide repeat-containing protein: MTHLVSKCFAGSVAVLAVAGSAWASDMDPRASEMMVKGGCPGCNLNLAEMRGFSLKEADFKGAKLREVDLKEAKVPNSNFRGADLRRTEAERADFSSSDFTDAAMRAVDLEKANLTSATFEDADLRDADLNAAQLTGADLTGADLRNVTLIRAIAQNVSFEGAKMDGANLERVDLLNANFRNARMRNVKLDRAKAINADFSGADLSGVRLVSSNLAGANLTNVNFEGALLRRTRLKGADLTGAYNLDQDRILGACGDETTKLPYGITLEACSY; this comes from the coding sequence ATGACACATCTGGTTTCAAAATGTTTTGCGGGAAGTGTTGCTGTTCTGGCTGTTGCTGGATCTGCCTGGGCCTCTGACATGGATCCGCGCGCATCGGAAATGATGGTAAAGGGCGGTTGTCCGGGCTGTAATCTAAATCTGGCAGAGATGCGCGGGTTCTCACTTAAAGAAGCAGACTTCAAAGGCGCAAAACTGCGGGAAGTCGATCTGAAAGAAGCTAAAGTCCCAAACTCCAACTTCAGAGGTGCAGATCTCCGGCGGACTGAGGCCGAGCGGGCTGATTTTTCCTCGAGCGACTTTACAGATGCAGCCATGCGGGCTGTGGATCTGGAGAAAGCCAATTTAACGAGCGCGACATTTGAAGATGCGGATTTGCGTGATGCAGATTTGAATGCAGCGCAGCTAACAGGCGCAGATTTAACTGGCGCCGACTTGCGCAATGTCACACTGATCAGAGCGATTGCTCAAAATGTCTCCTTCGAGGGCGCCAAAATGGATGGCGCAAATCTGGAGCGTGTTGATCTGTTGAACGCCAATTTCCGCAATGCGCGGATGCGTAACGTTAAGCTGGATCGGGCAAAAGCGATCAATGCCGATTTTTCCGGCGCAGACCTTTCCGGCGTTCGGCTGGTGAGCAGCAATCTGGCTGGCGCCAATCTGACAAATGTAAATTTCGAGGGTGCGCTTTTGCGCAGAACCCGGCTGAAAGGAGCTGATCTGACCGGCGCTTACAATTTGGATCAGGACCGGATTCTTGGGGCTTGCGGCGATGAAACCACCAAGCTGCCTTACGGCATCACACTGGAAGCGTGTTCCTACTGA
- the trpS gene encoding tryptophan--tRNA ligase codes for MTAFQPRVFSGVQPTGNLHLGNYLGAVSRWVPLQDQMPAIFCVVDSHAITAGFPDPDELASATREVTAAYIAAGIDPKKSIIFNQSQVREHMELAWIFNCVARMGWLSRMTQFKEKAGKNRENASVGLFAYPNLMAADILAYRATHVPVGDDQKQHLELTRDIATKFNHDFGDRIKDLGIGIPNPTPSPELPDELYFPITEPMIAGPATRIMSLRDGTKKMSKSDPSDLSRINLKDDADAIAKKIKKAKTDPDALPSETGGLEGRPEADNLVGIYAALNGTGKEEVLKEFGGQQFSAFKPALSDLAVAKLAPMTDEMRRLTSDPAQIDQVLKEGAENASAIAEPVLKDVRKIIGFLDVR; via the coding sequence ATGACGGCGTTCCAGCCCCGTGTCTTTTCAGGCGTTCAGCCGACTGGCAATCTCCACCTTGGCAACTACCTTGGCGCCGTTTCGCGCTGGGTTCCGCTGCAGGACCAGATGCCGGCGATTTTCTGTGTCGTGGATTCGCATGCGATCACAGCCGGATTTCCGGATCCGGACGAGCTGGCCAGTGCCACTCGCGAAGTGACCGCTGCCTATATAGCCGCAGGGATTGATCCGAAAAAATCGATCATCTTCAACCAGTCGCAGGTTCGCGAGCACATGGAGCTTGCCTGGATTTTCAACTGCGTCGCCCGCATGGGCTGGCTCAGCCGGATGACACAGTTCAAAGAAAAGGCTGGCAAGAACCGGGAAAACGCGTCTGTTGGTCTGTTCGCCTATCCAAACCTGATGGCCGCTGACATTCTGGCCTACCGGGCCACCCATGTTCCGGTTGGTGACGATCAGAAACAGCATCTGGAACTGACGCGCGACATCGCCACGAAGTTCAATCATGACTTTGGGGATCGGATTAAAGATCTTGGCATCGGTATTCCGAACCCGACGCCGTCGCCGGAATTGCCGGACGAATTGTACTTCCCGATCACTGAGCCGATGATTGCCGGCCCGGCGACCCGGATCATGTCTTTGCGGGATGGCACAAAAAAAATGTCCAAGTCCGATCCGTCGGACCTGTCGCGCATTAATCTGAAAGACGATGCGGATGCCATCGCCAAGAAGATCAAGAAGGCCAAAACCGATCCGGACGCATTGCCGAGCGAAACCGGCGGTCTGGAAGGACGCCCGGAAGCCGACAATCTGGTTGGCATTTATGCGGCTCTGAATGGAACAGGCAAAGAAGAGGTTCTGAAAGAGTTTGGCGGTCAGCAGTTCTCCGCCTTCAAACCGGCTCTTTCCGACCTTGCAGTTGCCAAACTGGCTCCAATGACTGATGAAATGCGCCGCCTGACCAGCGATCCGGCACAGATCGATCAGGTTTTGAAAGAGGGCGCAGAAAACGCGTCTGCGATTGCCGAGCCGGTCTTGAAGGACGTTCGGAAAATCATCGGTTTTCTCGACGTCCGCTGA
- the murJ gene encoding murein biosynthesis integral membrane protein MurJ has protein sequence MNLVRNFATVGGATLMSRVLGFVRDVLLAAAVGAGPVADAFVVAFRLPNLFRRLFAEGAFNSAFIPLFGRTVEEEGEEGARRFAGEIGAALLFCLLALTALAQIFMPFVVWGLAPGFASDPEKFDLTVLMSRIAFPYLIFMSLLAFIGGILNTYQRFAAAAFAPVMLNVVMGLVLGGVLYFGVEDSTTLGVILTIGITVGGIVQLTVVVIDLKRLGFKIPVYRPRYTKSAKRLLALGIPGVVAGGVTQINIAVGQIIASLQEGANALLYYADRLYQLPLGVIGIAIGVVLLPSLTRQLRSGETTAYQKTLNRSLEFSLVLTLPAAVALAVIPHEIVSVLFQRVRFDETAVEGTAAALMAFSIGLPAFVLNKVFSPGYFAREDTKTPMKFAAVGMIVNVLLSVAFFPYLQHVGIALATTLAGWVNTGLLIIVLWKRGHFAPDVTVLKKLALVLLASLLMGVVIHFAADILAPYLSNGWLLLRVVSLGLLVLTGILTFALFAQVSGGSDLIGLAKSLKRRNT, from the coding sequence ATGAACCTGGTTCGAAATTTTGCGACAGTCGGCGGGGCCACTTTGATGAGCCGCGTCCTTGGTTTTGTCCGCGATGTGCTCTTGGCTGCTGCAGTCGGTGCCGGACCAGTCGCCGACGCCTTTGTTGTGGCGTTCCGTTTGCCCAATTTGTTCCGCCGGCTTTTTGCCGAAGGGGCTTTCAACTCCGCGTTCATTCCGCTCTTCGGACGGACCGTCGAAGAGGAAGGTGAAGAGGGCGCCCGCCGTTTTGCCGGGGAAATCGGCGCTGCACTTCTATTCTGCCTTTTGGCCCTCACGGCGCTGGCTCAAATCTTTATGCCATTTGTTGTGTGGGGATTGGCACCGGGGTTCGCGTCGGATCCGGAGAAATTCGATCTGACGGTTTTGATGTCCCGGATCGCCTTTCCTTATCTGATCTTCATGTCTTTGCTCGCCTTTATCGGCGGCATTTTGAACACTTATCAGCGTTTTGCAGCAGCGGCCTTCGCCCCTGTGATGCTGAATGTCGTGATGGGGCTGGTGCTTGGAGGAGTTCTTTATTTTGGTGTCGAGGACAGCACGACACTCGGCGTAATCCTCACAATTGGCATCACAGTGGGTGGGATTGTTCAGCTCACTGTTGTCGTCATTGATCTGAAGCGCCTTGGTTTTAAAATTCCAGTTTACCGGCCCCGCTACACCAAATCGGCCAAACGCCTGCTCGCCCTTGGCATTCCAGGCGTTGTTGCCGGAGGTGTCACCCAGATCAACATCGCTGTTGGCCAGATTATCGCGTCGTTACAGGAAGGCGCCAATGCGCTGCTTTATTATGCCGACCGGCTTTATCAGCTGCCCCTCGGTGTGATCGGCATAGCCATTGGTGTCGTTCTTCTTCCGAGCCTGACCCGGCAACTCCGATCTGGTGAAACGACTGCCTATCAAAAAACTCTCAACCGGTCCTTAGAGTTTTCCTTGGTGCTGACCTTGCCTGCTGCTGTTGCGCTGGCGGTCATTCCCCACGAGATCGTCTCGGTTCTCTTCCAGCGGGTCCGGTTCGATGAAACTGCTGTTGAGGGAACAGCAGCGGCCCTGATGGCGTTCTCGATCGGGCTGCCCGCCTTTGTGCTCAACAAAGTGTTTTCACCTGGGTATTTCGCTCGCGAAGACACCAAGACCCCCATGAAATTCGCGGCCGTCGGCATGATTGTGAATGTTTTGTTGTCGGTCGCCTTCTTTCCCTATCTGCAACACGTCGGCATCGCGCTCGCCACCACGCTAGCCGGCTGGGTGAACACGGGGCTGCTGATCATCGTATTATGGAAACGGGGTCACTTTGCCCCGGATGTCACAGTTCTGAAAAAGCTGGCTCTAGTGTTACTGGCAAGCCTTTTAATGGGCGTCGTCATCCATTTTGCAGCTGACATCCTGGCGCCATACCTGAGCAACGGCTGGCTTCTGTTGCGTGTTGTCAGTCTCGGGCTTCTCGTTCTAACCGGGATTCTAACGTTCGCGCTCTTTGCCCAGGTAAGTGGCGGCAGCGATCTGATTGGCCTCGCTAAATCGTTGAAGCGGCGCAACACCTAA
- a CDS encoding [protein-PII] uridylyltransferase, with protein sequence MKSTQDALAGLIDADGLRNRLTALTAATDGDGSDSKVRMAVLSELKSVVKDSRKIAEERLGEDGGGLLCARRLSHIQDELIRVIYDFALYHVYRITNPSAAERMSVVAVGGYGRGTLAPGSDIDLLFVLPYKQTPWGEQVVEYILYMLWDLGFKVGHATRNIDECIRLSKSDMTIRTAILEARYIWGDKPLFDELIKRYDKEVVEGTSSEFIAAKLKERDERHQRQGTSRYLVEPNIKEGKGGLRDLNTLFWIAKYHYQVSSQSELVKIGVLNRAEKSRFKMAEDFLWAVRCHLHFLTNRPEERLSFDVQREIAVRLGYTQHPGMKDVERFMKHYFLVAKEVGDLTRILCAALEDEHVKDPRGRGFSGIMRRLRVGRSEHAPKPVKGASGFTVENNRLSVTADTIFEKDPVNILRVFQLADKHDYKMHPRLTRLIRHSLKLVNNDLRNDPEANRLFLSVLTSRNTPEKILRKMNETGVLGRFVPEFGKVVAMMQFNMYHHYTVDEHLIRSIGVLSEIERGDSGEDHPLSTELIRSLQNRKLLYVTMFLHDIAKGRPEDHSIAGAKVARKLCPRFGLNSAETETVAWLIEHHLDMSTIAQSRDLSDRKAIQDFANTVQSHERLKLLLILTVADIRAVGPGVFNGWKGQLLRTLYYAAEPHLTGGHSKMSHGQAIEQAKEELVAKLDHWPEKSRKSYLKRHYPAYWLRTEHDRLVAHAELLHEADQKGEQLSFNVTPRSFEGVTELTIMAPDHPRLLSVIAGACYSTGANIVDAQIDTTTDGFALDTIFIGRELPDDEDERRRGERIAGLIEKTLRGEERIPEPVAKKSSVKGRMRAFKVASEVLLNNTLSDDYTVLEISGLDRPGLLYDLTRSIATLNLNIGSAHISTFGEKVVDVFYVTDLTGQKIANIGRQEIIRERLCAAVDGVVELDPAAPVARKLRRQAS encoded by the coding sequence ATGAAATCCACTCAAGACGCTCTCGCCGGATTGATTGATGCGGACGGCCTTAGAAACCGGTTGACCGCTCTCACCGCAGCCACAGACGGGGATGGGTCCGATTCAAAGGTGCGCATGGCAGTGCTCAGTGAACTGAAGTCCGTCGTCAAGGACAGCCGGAAGATTGCCGAAGAGCGGCTTGGAGAAGACGGTGGCGGACTTTTGTGTGCCCGGCGCCTATCCCACATCCAGGATGAGTTGATCCGGGTGATTTATGATTTCGCCCTCTATCATGTTTATCGGATTACAAACCCGTCTGCGGCGGAACGCATGTCCGTGGTGGCGGTCGGCGGATATGGCCGCGGCACGCTGGCGCCGGGTTCAGACATCGATCTTCTGTTTGTGCTGCCTTACAAACAAACCCCCTGGGGCGAACAGGTTGTTGAGTATATCCTCTACATGCTCTGGGACCTCGGTTTCAAAGTCGGCCACGCGACCCGCAACATCGATGAATGTATCCGCTTGTCAAAGTCGGATATGACGATCCGGACCGCCATTCTGGAAGCTCGCTACATCTGGGGTGACAAGCCGCTCTTTGATGAACTGATCAAACGCTATGACAAGGAAGTGGTCGAGGGCACCAGCTCTGAGTTCATTGCGGCCAAACTGAAAGAACGGGACGAGCGCCATCAGCGCCAGGGAACGTCGCGGTATCTGGTTGAACCAAACATCAAGGAAGGCAAGGGAGGCCTACGCGATCTCAACACCCTCTTTTGGATCGCCAAATACCACTACCAGGTTTCCAGCCAGTCTGAATTGGTGAAGATCGGTGTCTTGAACCGGGCCGAAAAATCCCGTTTCAAAATGGCAGAGGATTTCCTCTGGGCCGTGCGCTGTCACCTGCATTTCTTGACCAACCGCCCGGAAGAACGGCTGTCCTTTGATGTCCAGCGGGAGATCGCGGTTCGGCTTGGCTATACCCAGCATCCGGGTATGAAGGATGTCGAACGCTTCATGAAGCACTACTTCCTGGTCGCTAAGGAAGTTGGGGATCTGACCCGGATCCTGTGCGCGGCCTTGGAAGACGAGCATGTTAAAGATCCGCGTGGACGTGGATTTTCAGGCATCATGCGCCGCCTGAGGGTTGGCCGCTCGGAACATGCGCCAAAGCCGGTCAAAGGCGCATCGGGTTTCACCGTAGAAAACAACCGGCTGAGCGTCACTGCCGATACGATTTTCGAGAAAGACCCCGTCAACATCCTGCGTGTGTTCCAGCTGGCGGACAAACACGACTACAAGATGCATCCACGCCTGACACGGCTCATCCGGCATTCGCTTAAGCTGGTCAACAACGATCTGCGCAACGACCCGGAAGCCAACCGCTTGTTCCTGTCGGTGCTCACCTCGCGCAACACACCGGAAAAGATCTTGCGCAAGATGAACGAAACCGGCGTACTTGGCCGGTTTGTGCCCGAATTCGGCAAGGTTGTCGCAATGATGCAGTTCAACATGTATCACCACTACACAGTGGATGAGCATTTGATCCGCTCAATTGGCGTCCTGTCTGAAATTGAGCGTGGCGATTCCGGCGAAGATCACCCCCTCTCGACCGAGTTGATCCGCTCTTTGCAGAACCGCAAGCTGCTTTATGTGACGATGTTCTTGCATGACATTGCCAAAGGCAGGCCGGAAGATCACTCCATCGCTGGAGCCAAAGTGGCGCGCAAGCTGTGCCCGCGCTTCGGCCTGAACAGTGCGGAAACCGAAACTGTTGCCTGGCTGATTGAACACCATCTCGACATGAGCACGATTGCACAGTCTCGCGATTTGTCCGACCGCAAGGCGATCCAGGACTTTGCCAATACCGTGCAGTCTCACGAGCGGTTGAAACTGCTGCTGATCCTAACCGTGGCCGACATCCGAGCCGTCGGACCCGGCGTCTTCAATGGCTGGAAAGGCCAATTGTTGCGCACGCTCTATTATGCCGCTGAGCCGCATTTAACCGGCGGTCATTCAAAAATGTCCCATGGCCAGGCCATTGAACAGGCCAAGGAAGAACTGGTCGCCAAACTGGATCACTGGCCGGAAAAAAGCCGGAAAAGCTACCTCAAACGCCACTATCCAGCCTATTGGCTGCGAACCGAACATGACCGGCTTGTTGCGCATGCCGAATTGCTGCACGAGGCCGATCAAAAGGGCGAACAACTGTCGTTCAATGTGACCCCACGGTCTTTTGAGGGCGTTACCGAACTGACGATCATGGCGCCGGACCACCCGCGTCTTCTGTCGGTGATTGCCGGGGCCTGTTACTCGACAGGTGCCAACATTGTCGATGCCCAGATCGACACCACCACCGACGGGTTTGCTCTCGATACGATTTTCATCGGCCGCGAGTTGCCAGATGATGAGGATGAACGGCGCCGCGGTGAGCGCATAGCCGGATTGATTGAAAAAACCTTGCGGGGTGAGGAACGTATACCGGAGCCCGTGGCCAAGAAGAGCTCCGTAAAAGGCCGGATGAGAGCCTTCAAGGTTGCCAGCGAAGTTTTGCTCAACAACACGCTATCAGATGATTATACGGTTCTTGAGATTTCCGGTCTGGATCGCCCAGGTCTTCTCTATGACCTCACCCGTTCGATCGCGACGCTCAATCTCAACATCGGCTCAGCTCATATTTCGACATTCGGCGAAAAGGTTGTCGATGTGTTTTATGTGACTGATCTGACGGGTCAGAAAATCGCCAATATTGGCCGCCAGGAAATCATCCGCGAACGGCTATGCGCAGCTGTGGACGGTGTTGTCGAGCTGGATCCGGCAGCGCCCGTTGCGCGCAAACTCCGCCGACAAGCATCTTAA
- a CDS encoding helix-turn-helix domain-containing protein, giving the protein MTPLGAKIRELRTKRGVSLKEMAAALSVSSAYLSALEHGKRGKPTWFLVQRIIAYFNVIWDEAEEIQRLAELSDPRITIDTAGMSPKATELANQLALKIGGLSDESLNALLHQLRVAAVKDDI; this is encoded by the coding sequence GTGACACCTCTTGGAGCCAAAATCCGCGAACTTCGAACCAAACGAGGCGTTTCCTTAAAGGAAATGGCTGCGGCTCTCTCCGTGTCGAGCGCTTATCTGTCCGCTTTAGAACACGGCAAACGCGGTAAACCGACCTGGTTTTTGGTTCAACGGATTATTGCCTATTTCAACGTGATTTGGGACGAAGCGGAAGAGATCCAGCGGCTGGCCGAACTGTCTGACCCGAGAATTACCATCGATACTGCCGGGATGAGCCCAAAGGCCACGGAATTGGCCAATCAGCTTGCCTTAAAAATCGGCGGATTGTCCGATGAATCTCTGAACGCGCTTTTGCATCAATTGCGCGTTGCGGCGGTAAAAGATGACATTTGA
- a CDS encoding Smr/MutS family protein, translated as MSKRGKKGVLSPEDRDLWGKVTRTTTPLDAERAKAQMEDLLHTVDDAPQETGKSIKTATAIHPPEPLKPKAPPPLHQLEYRYRKKLVRGVKQIDARIDLHGLTQNRAHDRLRGFLYEAQARGHKLILVITGKGGGPGYAYMDERGVLRRMVPQWLAMPDVRHLVAGYEEAHVRHGGSGALYVRIRKRR; from the coding sequence ATGAGCAAGCGCGGCAAAAAAGGTGTTCTCTCACCCGAAGATCGGGACCTCTGGGGCAAAGTCACCCGGACAACAACACCGCTAGATGCTGAGCGGGCCAAGGCGCAAATGGAAGACCTGCTCCACACAGTTGATGATGCGCCTCAGGAGACTGGAAAGAGCATTAAGACGGCAACCGCCATTCATCCACCGGAGCCGCTCAAGCCGAAAGCTCCGCCGCCGCTGCATCAGCTCGAATACCGATACCGGAAAAAACTGGTGCGTGGGGTCAAACAGATCGATGCCCGCATTGACCTTCATGGCCTGACCCAAAACAGGGCTCATGACCGCTTGCGCGGTTTTTTGTATGAAGCCCAGGCCCGCGGTCACAAATTGATCCTTGTGATCACTGGCAAGGGCGGCGGTCCGGGTTATGCCTATATGGACGAACGCGGTGTTTTGCGCAGAATGGTGCCGCAATGGCTGGCGATGCCGGATGTGCGCCACCTTGTTGCTGGGTATGAAGAAGCTCATGTGCGCCACGGCGGTTCGGGTGCGCTGTATGTGCGGATAAGAAAACGGCGGTGA
- a CDS encoding murein transglycosylase A — protein sequence MRYPAGVSGKPQPSGVARCMKGAALAASLFVAGPVIAMAQSPLQSDDLTPVRFADLAGWAKDDHQAALAAFLRFCGPDARAVDSKDLFRLNQEKKQILCAAAHEATDARIFFENHFEPFQIRQNGFVTGYFEPEVSASREKTGRFSVPLLQKPDGLVHVPEKEQPKGWPKHLSHGRLFEGTLNEMPDRAAIMDGALVDEALELVWLNPIDAYFIHVQGSARLKLTDGSTMRVGYAGKTGHPYSGIAKLLVQRGEGTPEDFTMSGLRHWLEENPDKRDALFKENRSYIFFREVTETGPDLGPIGAASLPLVPGRSLAIDDSSLPYGMPVFVSAGFEDPDAPDLSFQRLMLADDTGSAIKGHGRGDVFIGSGEAAGRIAGEIRHKAVFTVLVPKSAAASLKGRAD from the coding sequence GTGAGATATCCGGCTGGCGTCTCCGGGAAACCGCAGCCGTCCGGCGTGGCAAGATGTATGAAGGGCGCGGCTTTGGCCGCGTCTCTTTTTGTTGCAGGACCTGTAATTGCAATGGCGCAAAGCCCGCTTCAATCAGATGATCTGACCCCGGTCCGGTTTGCAGATCTTGCCGGTTGGGCCAAGGACGATCATCAGGCGGCACTTGCTGCTTTTTTAAGGTTTTGCGGGCCGGATGCCCGGGCGGTTGATTCCAAAGATCTTTTCCGGTTGAACCAGGAAAAAAAACAGATCCTGTGTGCAGCGGCGCATGAGGCCACCGACGCCCGTATCTTTTTCGAAAATCACTTCGAGCCTTTTCAAATCCGCCAAAATGGCTTTGTCACCGGATACTTCGAACCGGAAGTTTCTGCATCCCGGGAAAAGACTGGCCGATTTTCCGTTCCGCTGCTTCAAAAGCCGGATGGCTTGGTTCATGTGCCAGAGAAAGAACAGCCCAAAGGCTGGCCCAAACATCTCAGCCATGGCCGTTTGTTTGAAGGAACATTGAACGAAATGCCGGACCGGGCGGCCATCATGGACGGCGCTCTGGTCGATGAAGCCCTGGAATTGGTCTGGCTAAACCCCATTGATGCTTATTTCATCCACGTTCAAGGGTCGGCCCGGCTCAAACTGACGGACGGCAGCACCATGCGGGTCGGCTATGCCGGTAAAACCGGCCATCCTTATTCCGGGATTGCCAAGCTTCTCGTCCAAAGAGGCGAAGGCACACCGGAAGACTTTACGATGTCGGGCCTGCGGCACTGGCTGGAAGAGAATCCAGATAAACGCGACGCTCTGTTCAAGGAAAACCGGTCGTACATCTTTTTCCGGGAGGTCACGGAAACCGGCCCAGACCTTGGCCCCATTGGCGCCGCCAGCCTACCGCTTGTCCCTGGTCGCAGCCTCGCGATTGACGACAGTTCACTGCCATATGGAATGCCGGTTTTCGTCAGTGCTGGTTTTGAGGATCCGGACGCACCTGACCTGTCATTTCAGCGCCTGATGCTTGCCGATGACACAGGCTCAGCGATCAAAGGCCACGGCCGTGGCGATGTCTTTATCGGTTCAGGTGAGGCTGCAGGCCGGATCGCCGGAGAAATCCGTCACAAAGCCGTCTTTACGGTGTTGGTACCCAAATCGGCTGCCGCATCGCTTAAAGGCCGGGCGGACTGA
- a CDS encoding Tim44/TimA family putative adaptor protein, whose product MNEIFDPLNLLLLGLAVFILFRLRSVLGKRTGEERPPFDPYSKPEQPNGQANGQDNVIPLPNQGQQSPDDYDDMGAARQEEDGEVIIDKVAPAGTALNSALKQILSADRSFEPEPFIQGAKAAYEMIVMAFADGDKKALKNLLSRDVYDGFSAAIDDRVKRGETIESTFVGIDKAEIVEAALKGTTAQVTVKIHSQLISATRDKGGEVVDGDPAKVTEVIDIWTFARDTASRDPNWKLVATESAE is encoded by the coding sequence ATGAATGAAATTTTTGATCCCCTAAATCTACTGCTCTTGGGACTTGCGGTCTTTATTTTGTTTCGACTGCGCTCTGTCCTGGGAAAGCGCACCGGCGAGGAGCGCCCGCCGTTTGATCCTTATTCCAAGCCCGAACAGCCGAACGGGCAGGCCAATGGCCAGGACAATGTCATTCCATTGCCGAACCAAGGCCAGCAGTCCCCAGATGACTATGATGATATGGGCGCGGCCCGCCAGGAAGAAGATGGTGAAGTCATCATCGACAAAGTGGCTCCGGCCGGGACTGCCCTCAACAGCGCGCTGAAGCAGATCCTTTCTGCTGACCGCAGCTTTGAACCGGAGCCCTTCATTCAAGGGGCTAAAGCCGCTTATGAAATGATCGTCATGGCTTTTGCCGATGGTGACAAAAAGGCTCTCAAGAACCTGCTGTCGCGCGATGTGTATGATGGGTTTAGCGCCGCCATTGATGACCGGGTTAAGCGAGGGGAAACCATCGAATCCACCTTCGTCGGTATCGACAAGGCGGAAATAGTTGAAGCGGCCCTGAAAGGCACTACGGCTCAGGTGACGGTTAAGATCCACAGCCAGCTGATTTCCGCGACCCGCGACAAAGGCGGCGAGGTGGTCGACGGCGATCCGGCCAAGGTCACGGAAGTTATCGACATCTGGACTTTTGCACGCGACACCGCGTCGCGGGATCCGAACTGGAAACTGGTCGCGACCGAATCCGCAGAGTAA